The nucleotide sequence TTTACCCCTGATCTATTTTTCGGCCTTTTCTACCCCAAACAAACCAAAACCGGAGAAAACACCCCCCGGCTGGTTTGTCTCCACCCATTGCTGATGTGGCACTAGTCAACGACGGTTTTGACCTGGGTGGGGCCTCCTTGTCAGGTCTCTCTTGACGATGCCCTAGACCTAgtgtagggtcatagacctgacctatacgccctatccAAGATCACTGCCCTAAAATCAAGGACATTCAAGATATAGCAAGGAGTATCGACTGAAaccatcgagtgcaatccactcgaccaatcccCTCACTCGGCACCCCcacaatcactcgaccaagataaAGCCATTCGACCAGACAAGAAACCacatgtacattaagacagggcgtaGCTATAAGTGTATTCAATGATCTTTAAGGCTACGGAGTGAACTCCTGACCGTTGCCATCCGGAGTGACTCTaagtcttctgtactccgagtggtatTGCATGCCAATATGTTGAGAGCTCATCATTGGAGCAATCTAGGTCTTTGGATTGACATGGTTTGATGACCAAAATTAATTGGATCTGCCTCAAATGCAAACTTATCCTTAAAAATAATATACGGACGCAAATCCGATAATTTAGAGGAAAAACTTTTTTTCTTCCCAAGATTATTAATATCCTTCCACGTGCTATTGCCATTACAGTTACCCACTGGTGCGCGTACATATGTTTCTCTCGCGAAACGTTAAACACGCTTAAGGCACGACAGGCCTAGTTATTAGTTACGTAGTAAAGAGTAGTTAGTTCTATGTGATGGTCACCGAGATGAGGCCGTCGGATTCTTCGTCCACGACGTCCCCGAACCGGACTACCCTCACGGCCAGGCTCTCCGCCGGCCCTGACGTCGCCGGCGAGATGGCGTGGTGCACCGACGGCCTGGAGACGAGATTGTAAGCCTGGATCCTGTCCACTTTGGTCACCCGCACAGCTTCGTCCACGACGTCCACCACCCGGACAACACTGACGGCGAGGCTCTCCGCCGGCCCCGACGTCGCCGGCACGATGGCGTGGTGCACCGACGGCCTCGAGACGAGATTGTAAGCCTGGATCTTGTCCACTTTCGTCACCCGCACAGCTCCATCGACGGGCAGCTCAGTGCCCGTGCTGGTGCTCGCAGCCGCCGTCTTGCCCCTGACACCGCCACCGCCGCTGCGCCGGAACATTCTCGAACTTTCCCTCTCCTGGGTGGATGCAAAGTTATTTAACTACCTGGAGCTAGATCTGTTTGTAGCGAGAGGAGTGCGTGGTTTCAAGTGAGCTCGGTTTTGGTGGTCATTTATAGGCTCCATCGCAGCTAGCTAGGAGTAGAGGTGTGTTCTCGTGGGACTCCTCCAGAGATGCTTAATTCCACACTGACGTGAGTGCAGTCATATTCGTGAGCTGCTTTAGTTTGGAATAGAAGCAAATGACACATGGATATAATGCAGGTGATAGTTATCTCAAATGTTCGGTCGTTTGGAAATAATAATATCGTTCCCTCGGGCGAATTCGCACCCGATGCTCGAGAGTGGGGGAAGGCATCTCGACCAAATCATGCTCTCTTGGTATCGATGTCAGTAGCTAGATGCCTAGATCACACTATAGCTTTAGTAGATGTCGAACATTTTGACATGCTAGCAGATCAATAAAAGAATCAAGATAATTATGAAGTGTTCTATACGTATATGTCATGGTGGACCTCATGGTAAGCAATTCGAAACAGCTTTGATGAAACTGGAAGAGCGAGGAATAAGCATCTGGAATAACTTAGGCAGGCTCTCAAGAAGAAAATATCATGCAAAGATGCCTCaagtttttttttttggaaatggaggcattgcccccggcctctgcatcatgatgatgcatgcaaccatcttaTTAACAATCCAGAAAGTATCGTCATAAAAgtcttacagctcgcaaacggagTAGAATAAAGTAAAAAAGgaaaattacatgctgacaaagatAACCGATACGGTAATAAGAAGGGTAAGCTCCCTAGACTCATATCCTGTTATGCGAGcgtcatccgaaccggttgaatataacccGAACAACCATCTCACATtagttgcacccagtaaccaaaggctccctggatgtcataggagtgagtaagcaccacgtacggatccaagttgtagctctgaagataacctacAAGAAAGTTAAAGTTTGTTGTCTATTGAAAATCATATCACTCCTGCAGTTCTATAtagcccataacaacgcacatattccaatccgaatacgagccgcaGTAATCTGTTCAACCCCAGCTAACGACGTCCCAAACAATGATGCAATATCGACTGGAGGATTAATGTtgaaagctatatgaatcgttctccaaagtagcttggcaagtgggcattcaagaaataagtgttgtattgtttcatcatgatcacaaaaacagcaCCGCGAACTTCCTACCAACGCCTTTTAATTAAGTTGTCCTTTGTGAGTATCACTTGtttgtgaacaaaccacataaagattttaataTGCAAAGGAACCTTAACCTTCCAAATGTGCAACGACCTTGAGAGTGGGCTAGAATTAATCAAATCTATATAGAATGATTTCACCATAAACATCCAATTGTTAGTTAACTTCCATTGTGTCGAATCCGGCTGATCGGAGAGTGGAACTTCTATCAATCTCCGTACCAAGTGCATCCAGGCGGTCCATCTCTCACCAACTAACGCACTTCTGAACTAGATGTTCAAGGGAATAGTTTGAAGAATTGTgcctacgtaatcctccttacgttgcataATATTATAGAGGGTAGGATATTGGACAGCCAGGGGCGTCTCTCCTAActacgtatcctcccaaaatcttgttgacatccatcccattgccaaccaagaatttgaccctacgaaagaacaagtCCTTCGTTCGCATAAGTCCCTTCCAGAATGGCGAGTCAGTCGGTCTCATGGTAACCTGGGCTAATGTTTCCGAGTGCAAATACATATTGCGCAAATTTGAGACCACATACCCTCCGGCTCTGTCTCTAACCCGTATAACCATTTGCTCATAAGACATTTATTCTTTatttctaagttctcaataccgagacccccttggtctttaggtcggcaaaggatatcccatcgcgcgagacggtattttctcttggcctcatcagactgccaaaagaaacaaggtctaaagaaatcaagtcgcttcCGAACCCCTTTTGGAATTTCGAAGAACAAAAGTAgaaacatcggcatactagtcagTACTGAGTTAATCAGGACTAGacgacctccatatgacataagcttgcccttctaGTAGCTAAGTTTTTTTCCAACTCATTCTTCAATACACTTCCATTCTTTattggatagcttacggtgatggaTCGATATACCCAAGTAACTGAATGGTAAAGCAcccaattcacatccgaacaattgtctataagtgtgttcctcgtctttggccttcccaaagcaaaacaactcgctcttatgaaaattaatttttaaaCCAGATAATTGTTCGAAGAGACACAAGATAAGTTTCATATTACGTGCCTTagccatgtcatgttccatgaataggatagtgtcatcagcatactatAGAATGGCTATCCCTCCATCGACTAGATGAGGAACTAGACCCTCTACATGGCCATGCTGCTTGGCCCTCCCAATAATGACGGCCAACATATCTGCCACAATATTGAACAAGAGAGGAGACATGGGATCCCCTTGTCTCAACCCCTTATGTGTCTGAAAATGGTGACCAATATCATCATTCACCTTGATTCCGACACTACACTTCTGGACTTGGGTATCCACTTGGTTCCTCCAGGTTTCACTAAAACCTTTCATGCGCATGgcctgctgaagaaaaggccacttaactttatcatacgccttctcaaaatccactttgaagataaccccatctagttTCTTTGAGTGGATCTCATGAAGCATTTCATGTAGAACGACCACCCCTTCCAGTATGTGTCGCCCTGGCATGAACGTTGTCTGACTTGGTTGGATCACTGAAtgagcaatttgtgtcaatctattggttccaacctttgtgaaaattttgaaactcacattcaACATGCATATGGGCTGGAATTGTTCGATTCGAACTGCCTCATCTTTCTTAGGTAGCAGCTTTATCATACCAAAGTTAAGATGAAATAACACTAAATGGCCAttgaaaaaaatcatgaaacataggcataagatcatctttaatgatatgccaacatttcttatagaattcagctggaAACACATCTGGTCCCGATGCTTTATTCGGCTTCATTTGTGATATTTCCTGAAGAACCTCTTCTTTCAGTAAACGGTGTAGAGAGAATATCATTCTCTGCTGCCTGTAATTGAGGAATATCATCAATCACAGATTCATCAAGTGACACCATACTTGAATTCGGGGGTCCAAAAAGTTTCTTATAATAATTAGAGATATATGCTTTCAGGTTTTCATGTCCCACTATTGTCCTCTCGTCCTGTTAAAGCTATATAATTTTCTTCTTCGTATATTTACCATTTGCAACCATATGGAAGAATTGTGTATTGTcgtccccttggacaaccttaagcgTTTTCGAAGGCAATGCCCACTTAAGCTCCTCCTCTCTCAAGAGAGATCGTAGACCCTGCTCAGCCTCGGACTTGGTTTGTTGCTCATTAGCAGAAAGAAGAGTGGCTTCAGCCTTTAAGTCTAGTGCCTCAATCAATTGAGTAAGACGCCCTTTTTTTGTTTGTAAGTCCCACTCTCATTCCTGGCCCACCCTATTAGAAACTGTCAGAGATGTCTAATTTTATTTTGCCATCTCTCAACATGCGTCCTTCCACTAACCGGCTTAGCCTATTCACGTGCAATGATCTCCAAAAATCCTTCTCGCTCAAACCAGCTTTGTTTGAAGGAGAAAGTATTTTTATTTGACacatgggtagcctcacccgaaTCTAATAGAAGTGGTGTGTGATCCGACATTGCTCTCTGCATCGGATGGACCGACACCAAAGGatatttttgttcccactccacactaGCCAGTACCCTATCCAGCTTTTCATAAGTAGGAGTGGGTAACGAGTTGGCCCATGTAAATTGTCTACCGGTGAGTTCGATTTCTCTCAAATTAAGACTCTCGATAATCATATTAAACATCATAGACCAACGTCCATCAaaattatcattgttcttttcATCTCTCCTCCTGATGGTattaaaatccccccccccccgactagTATTGGTAGGTGTTCATCTCCACAAATCCACACCAAATCGGCCAAAAAGTCTGGTTTGAATTCAGGTTGTCCTGCCCCATATACAGCAACGATAGACCACCGGAACCCATCCAGTTTTGATCGCACCCTAAATTTAACCGAAAAGTCTCCCTGAACCACATTAAGCACCTCTAGCGTCTCACATCGCACTCCTAGTAAAatcccaccggatcttcctctaggaggtaaGATGTGCCAGTCAAAATCGACACCACTCGAGAGAGTTTGAAGAAACTGTGAGGTGAAATTATCTCGTCCAGTTTCCAAAAGTACAATAAAGTCTAAGTGTTGTTCTATCATTGTCTCCGCTAAGAACCTTCATTTAGCTAAGtcagctagacctctgctattACAAAAGAGTCATTTCATAAGTCATCATGAATTTTTTTCTTAAGCTTAACTCGAGCACTTCTGCATACTGCCGAAGTAGGATAAATTTTCCGCTTCCAGGATCGTTTAGGTTTCTCCCCAACACCCTGAGGGAAAGTAGGATCGGCGAAAATAGAAACTGTGCCCTCCGTCAGGAGAGGCTCTACCATGTCGGTAGTCTTCGGTCCCTCCTCATCCTCGGCCTCCGTGCTAGGCAAAAGATTGTTACATATATTTGCGAGATCAACCATTCCTAAATTGTTCATTTCATTGTCATTCATGGGTTTGATAGATGCAAGATTTCGAATAATTTCGGAAGCCCTCTCCGCTTCCAAGTCTAAAAGATCATTTACGGATTTGATGACCTCGATTTCATTTGATCCCAAAGAAATTCCTAAGTCGTTTGCCTTATCCACTATTTCCTACTCTGAGAAGTGCAAAATTGAACAACTTTTATCAAAAGACGCACCTGTAGTAGCCTCGACATGACGAAGCATGGCTGCCCTCTTGGCATGCGCTAGCTGTAGGTCGTCCGCATCTGGCTGTCCCTGGATCCGGTTGCTGACACGCCTGCCAGCCATCACCGGATCTGCGATCCCGCCGAAAGCGATAAGCTCCTCCTCCGTCCTCTCCCGAGGAGTATGCTCCCAACTCCTGCGCCCTTCCCCTAATGTCGGTGAAGGAGGGTAGGGCGTGGTCGTGTGGAGATCGCCCGCAGCGGTCAAGGGGGAAgaggactgagggagtcccggattagggggtgtccggatagccggactaccatcatcggccgaactatcatcgaccggactatcatcatcgaccggactccaagactatgaagatagaagattgaagacttcgtcccgtgtccggatgggactttccttggcgtggaaggcaagcttggcgatacggatacgtagatctcctaccattgtaaccgactctatgtaaccctagccctctccggtgtctatataaaccggatggctctagtccgtaggacacaacaacaacaaccattacaatcataccataggctagcttctagggtttagcctccttgatctcgtggtagatccactcttgtaaacatccacaatatcaatatcaatcaagcaggacgtagggttttacctccaccaagagggcccgaacctgggtaaaacatcgtgtcccttgtctcctgttaccatccgcctagacgcacagttcgggaccccctacccgagatccgccggttttgacaccgacattggtgctttcattgagagttcctctgtgccgtcaccgataggaaggatgcctcctcccgtcttcaaggacggtattttcgccaaaggacccttggccacaagccaaactatccggctacgtggttttcttatgaccacctgtccggccaccgcttcgacaatgacctctcaagtcgtcaaaagcaatcttcacgtccgctcggaattcgccgagcggctggatccaatagagctctcgtccgtaaacgagctcttggatcgcatcgccgccctgggagtcgctacagactacaatcagattgggcttaaaaccgatctgagagagattaactctccccaggtcacccaccacgttgcagtggtagaggaacaatgcggcgactcttctcctgtattgaaaactagtcatgtccgggctcccgaaccccccatgccggattcccgcggagggacggacttcgatcaagcactgaacttaaagtcaggcatcggaccagactcgttggacaacgtccagcaatccaagcttccaaatttggaaacttctcggccttcgagccttgagatgggtagggttccggacttaattccacccacccgcccagacatatgcgatctatctctaatccggcaagagcccgctgagacagtacatcactactgggccagattcctcctggttatggacaggataaaggactgccgagaggaaaacgcaatctcaattttttgcaataattgcacggacgagggaatcttgaacgccgtcagccgtcgtgaaattacacgcttcgccgacctggcgtccatagtacgaaagtactgtgcgatggagagtttccggacaaccgaaaataagttttgggacaatccggccccgaatacaaccctagtccgcaacaaaagggtgcattacactcaggcaccagatacaaaaaccaaaaagcaaaaaccccataaagggcacggaaccgtactggagggatggcttagcggaccctgtaaaattcacagtacagagggcgccatcccaacacatagccttcgagcatgttg is from Triticum aestivum cultivar Chinese Spring chromosome 1B, IWGSC CS RefSeq v2.1, whole genome shotgun sequence and encodes:
- the LOC123087948 gene encoding uncharacterized protein; translated protein: MFRRSGGGGVRGKTAAASTSTGTELPVDGAVRVTKVDKIQAYNLVSRPSVHHAIVPATSGPAESLAVSVVRVVDVVDEAVRVTKVDRIQAYNLVSRPSVHHAISPATSGPAESLAVRVVRFGDVVDEESDGLISVTIT